Proteins found in one Vigna radiata var. radiata cultivar VC1973A unplaced genomic scaffold, Vradiata_ver6 scaffold_83, whole genome shotgun sequence genomic segment:
- the LOC106754098 gene encoding uncharacterized protein LOC106754098: MADFMQRIMEMIQAEQAAKGYNSGSSNSFNNHGSGPQDFGGATINSGQYAGNRNRFTHSEHYDEQILNNSGTFNGNGNGGTIQGGFKAASRNFYRRPYDN, translated from the coding sequence ATGGCAGACTTCATGCAGAGAATCATGGAAATGATTCAGGCTGAACAAGCAGCCAAAGGCTACAACAGTGGTTCTTCAAACTCATTCAACAACCATGGCAGCGGTCCCCAGGATTTCGGCGGTGCAACCATCAACAGTGGCCAATATGCAGGTAACCGTAACAGGTTTACACACTCAGAGCACTACGACGAACAGATTCTGAATAACAGTGGTACTTTCAATGGTAATGGCAACGGAGGGACTATTCAGGGTGGTTTTAAGGCCGCATCAAGGAACTTCTACCGTCGACCTTACGATAATTAA
- the LOC106754048 gene encoding probable protein S-acyltransferase 12 isoform X3, whose product MGSNINLFKLCSALRVLGYFMILLFAAIVALSYYAVVLITWGPLLFHSPLRLPSFFSAFFVLLLFHILLILLTWSYIMVVLNDPGSVPHNWRHHQQQQLRSDFNLETAPPTPSPAYCSRCQNGKPPRCHHCSICQRCVLKMDHHCIWVVNCVGARNYKYFLLFLLYTFLETTLDCLALVPSFIRFFGGNKNHSLSPGGFAVIFLASILNLAFALSLLCFVVMHISLLLSNTTSVEVFGTKKALWLFPLFSKEDLENIPALRGIDFPTRSDVDV is encoded by the exons ATGGGAAGCAACATAAACCTCTTTAAGCTCTGCTCTGCCCTCAGAGTGCTGGGCTACTTCATGATCCTCTTGTTCGCCGCCATTGTCGCCCTCAGTTACTACGCCGTCGTTTTAATCACCTGGGGACCTCTCCTCTTCCACTCCCCTCTCCGCCTCCCCTCCTTTTTCTCCGCCTTCTTCGTTCTCCTCCTCTTTCACATTCTCCTCATACTCTTAACCTGGTCCTACATCATGGTCGTACTCAACGATCCCGGTTCCGTCCCTCACAATTGGAGAcaccaccaacaacaacaacttcgCTCCGATTTCAATTTGGAGACAGCACCGCCAACGCCCTCTCCCGCCTATTGCTCTCGATGCCAGAATGGCAAGCCACCGCGATGCCACCACTGCTCTATTT GCCAAAGGTGTGTTCTGAAGATGGATCATCATTGCATTTGGGTCGTCAACTGTGTTGGGGCACGTAACTACAAGTACTTTCTCCTATTTTTG CTGTATACGTTTCTCGAGACAACACTGGATTGCTTAGCTCTGGTTCCTAGTTTTATCAGATTCTTTGGTGGAAACAAGAATCATTCATTGTCTCCGGGGGGCTTTGCCGTCATCTTTTTGGCTTCTA TTCTTAATTTAGCCTTTGCGCTCAGTCTTCTCTGTTTCGTTGTTATGCATATATCTCTTCTGTTAAGCAACACAACTTCAGTAGAG GTTTTTGGCACTAAGAAGGCCCTGTGGTTGtttccattattttcaaaaGAGGATTTAGAAAACATACCTGCTCTGAGGGGAATTGATTTCCCAACGCGTTCTGATGTTGATGTATGA
- the LOC106754048 gene encoding probable protein S-acyltransferase 12 isoform X1, with protein sequence MGSNINLFKLCSALRVLGYFMILLFAAIVALSYYAVVLITWGPLLFHSPLRLPSFFSAFFVLLLFHILLILLTWSYIMVVLNDPGSVPHNWRHHQQQQLRSDFNLETAPPTPSPAYCSRCQNGKPPRCHHCSICQRCVLKMDHHCIWVVNCVGARNYKYFLLFLLYTFLETTLDCLALVPSFIRFFGGNKNHSLSPGGFAVIFLASILNLAFALSLLCFVVMHISLLLSNTTSVEVHEKKKGVRWMYDLGWKRNFEQVFGTKKALWLFPLFSKEDLENIPALRGIDFPTRSDVDV encoded by the exons ATGGGAAGCAACATAAACCTCTTTAAGCTCTGCTCTGCCCTCAGAGTGCTGGGCTACTTCATGATCCTCTTGTTCGCCGCCATTGTCGCCCTCAGTTACTACGCCGTCGTTTTAATCACCTGGGGACCTCTCCTCTTCCACTCCCCTCTCCGCCTCCCCTCCTTTTTCTCCGCCTTCTTCGTTCTCCTCCTCTTTCACATTCTCCTCATACTCTTAACCTGGTCCTACATCATGGTCGTACTCAACGATCCCGGTTCCGTCCCTCACAATTGGAGAcaccaccaacaacaacaacttcgCTCCGATTTCAATTTGGAGACAGCACCGCCAACGCCCTCTCCCGCCTATTGCTCTCGATGCCAGAATGGCAAGCCACCGCGATGCCACCACTGCTCTATTT GCCAAAGGTGTGTTCTGAAGATGGATCATCATTGCATTTGGGTCGTCAACTGTGTTGGGGCACGTAACTACAAGTACTTTCTCCTATTTTTG CTGTATACGTTTCTCGAGACAACACTGGATTGCTTAGCTCTGGTTCCTAGTTTTATCAGATTCTTTGGTGGAAACAAGAATCATTCATTGTCTCCGGGGGGCTTTGCCGTCATCTTTTTGGCTTCTA TTCTTAATTTAGCCTTTGCGCTCAGTCTTCTCTGTTTCGTTGTTATGCATATATCTCTTCTGTTAAGCAACACAACTTCAGTAGAG gttcatgaaaagaaaaaaggagttAGGTGGATGTACGACCTGGGCTGGAAGAGGAATTTTGAACAG GTTTTTGGCACTAAGAAGGCCCTGTGGTTGtttccattattttcaaaaGAGGATTTAGAAAACATACCTGCTCTGAGGGGAATTGATTTCCCAACGCGTTCTGATGTTGATGTATGA
- the LOC106754048 gene encoding probable protein S-acyltransferase 12 isoform X2: protein MGSNINLFKLCSALRVLGYFMILLFAAIVALSYYAVVLITWGPLLFHSPLRLPSFFSAFFVLLLFHILLILLTWSYIMVVLNDPGSVPHNWRHHQQQQLRSDFNLETAPPTPSPAYCSRCQNGKPPRCHHCSICQRCVLKMDHHCIWVVNCVGARNYKYFLLFLLYTFLETTLDCLALVPSFIRFFGGNKNHSLSPGGFAVIFLASILNLAFALSLLCFVVMHISLLLSNTTSVEVHEKKKGVRWMYDLGWKRNFEQVITSLDGQNVTRKEVFY from the exons ATGGGAAGCAACATAAACCTCTTTAAGCTCTGCTCTGCCCTCAGAGTGCTGGGCTACTTCATGATCCTCTTGTTCGCCGCCATTGTCGCCCTCAGTTACTACGCCGTCGTTTTAATCACCTGGGGACCTCTCCTCTTCCACTCCCCTCTCCGCCTCCCCTCCTTTTTCTCCGCCTTCTTCGTTCTCCTCCTCTTTCACATTCTCCTCATACTCTTAACCTGGTCCTACATCATGGTCGTACTCAACGATCCCGGTTCCGTCCCTCACAATTGGAGAcaccaccaacaacaacaacttcgCTCCGATTTCAATTTGGAGACAGCACCGCCAACGCCCTCTCCCGCCTATTGCTCTCGATGCCAGAATGGCAAGCCACCGCGATGCCACCACTGCTCTATTT GCCAAAGGTGTGTTCTGAAGATGGATCATCATTGCATTTGGGTCGTCAACTGTGTTGGGGCACGTAACTACAAGTACTTTCTCCTATTTTTG CTGTATACGTTTCTCGAGACAACACTGGATTGCTTAGCTCTGGTTCCTAGTTTTATCAGATTCTTTGGTGGAAACAAGAATCATTCATTGTCTCCGGGGGGCTTTGCCGTCATCTTTTTGGCTTCTA TTCTTAATTTAGCCTTTGCGCTCAGTCTTCTCTGTTTCGTTGTTATGCATATATCTCTTCTGTTAAGCAACACAACTTCAGTAGAG gttcatgaaaagaaaaaaggagttAGGTGGATGTACGACCTGGGCTGGAAGAGGAATTTTGAACAG GTTATAACTTCTCTTGATGGCCAAAATGTAACAAGAAAAGAAGTCTTCTACTAA
- the LOC106754158 gene encoding rho GTPase-activating protein 3, with protein sequence MTRLFRSKSCGLVEFNAAPPSPLFHDVRNEDEDNEEDEEEEEELDSDDDDEDEEDDDGDEDVSSNPVSTPFINSGSKVGGGLDNKGWRGHGCQSNQFAILDILMAALKKSLVTCSVEREDVSSLDISWPTEVRHVSHVTFDRFNGFLGLPSELEPEVPKRVPSASVKVFGVSAKSMQCSYDERGNSVPTILLMMQKRLYSEGGLKAEGIFRINADNSQEEYVRDQLNRGLVPLGIDVHCLSGLVKAWFRELPTGVLDSLTPEQVMRCNTEEDCTNVMKLLPSTEAALLDWAINLMADVVEQEQFNKMNARNIAMVFAPNMTQMADPLTALIHAVQVMNFLKTLILKSLREREESIAKVRQLSSLLDSPSCKGDSHPLECKKGEEESCEESKESCRTKSAVKSKFSRTSTLGRIEWCIEEKLWRAEEKGNGGGESESVSGGSSPSRYENGSLENGYRGIYDSEHWVRLRKGVRRLCRHPVFKLSKPTKKSESVGIVNTREEGGKAWV encoded by the exons ATGACTCGGCTATTTCGATCCAAATCTTGCGGACTGGTTGAGTTCAACGCTGCTCCGCCCAGTCCACTTTTCCATGATGTAAGAAACGAGGACGAagataatgaagaagatgaagaggaagaagaagaactgGACAGCGACGACGACGACGAAGACGAAGAGGACGATGATGGGGACGAAGATGTTTCGAGCAACCCGGTTTCAACGCCGTTCATCAATTCAGGGTCAAAAGTAGGTGGTGGTCTGGATAACAAAGGTTGGCGTGGTCATGGATGCCAATCGAACCAGTTTGCGATATTGGATATTTTGATGGCTGCGTTGAAGAAGTCGCTGGTGACTTGCAGTGTGGAGAGAGAGGATGTTTCTTCGTTGGACATTAGCTGGCCAACAGAGGTTCGCCATGTCTCTCATGTTACCTTCGATAGATTCAACGGCTTTCTCGGTTTGCCCTCTGAGCTCGAGCCAGAGGTTCCCAAGAGGGTTCCCAGTGCCAG TGTAAAGGTATTTGGAGTTTCTGCAAAGTCAATGCAGTGCTCTTATGATGAAAGGGGAAACAGTGTCCCAACGATTCTGCTGATGATGCAAAAGCGACTGTATTCAGAGGGAGGCCTTAAA GCGGAAGGGATATTCCGAATTAATGCAGACAACAGCCAAGAAGAATATGTGCGTGATCAGCTAAACAGAGGTCTGGTACCACTTGGAATTGACGTTCATTGTTTATCTGGTTTAGTGAAG GCTTGGTTTAGAGAGCTTCCAACGGGGGTGCTTGATTCCCTCACACCCGAACAGGTGATGCGTTGCAACACAGAAGAGGATTGCACCAATGTTATGAAGTTGCTTCCTTCAACTGAAGCTGCTTTGCTTGACTGGGCAATCAATTTGATGGCAGACGTTGTCGAACAAGAGCAGTTCAACAAAATGAATGCTCGCAATATTGCTATGGTTTTTGCCCCCAACATGACACAG ATGGCAGACCCTTTGACTGCATTGATTCATGCAGTGCAAGTCATGAACTTCCTTAAGACATTAATTCTGAAGAGCCTTCGGGAAAGAGAGGAGTCAATTGCGAAGGTGAGACAGCTTTCATCGCTCTTGGATTCTCCCTCATGCAAAGGTGATTCCCATCCTTTGGAATGTAAGAAGGGGGAGGAGGAGTCTTGTGAGGAAAGTAAGGAAAGTTGTAGGACAAAGTCAGCTGTGAAAAGCAAGTTCTCGAGGACTTCTACCTTGGGAAGAATAGAATGGTGCATTGAAGAGAAACTATGGAGAGCTGAGGAAAAGGGAAATGGAGGGGGGGAATCTGAATCTGTTTCGGGTGGTAGCTCACCTTCTAGATATGAGAATGGGTCATTAGAGAATGGATATAGAGGTATATATGACAGTGAACATTGGGTGAGGTTGAGGAAAGGAGTGCGCAGGCTATGCAGACACCCTGTGTTTAAACTGAGCAAGCCAACTAAGAAAAGTGAAAGTGTTGGTATTGTAAATACTAGGGAAGAAGGTGGAAAGGCTTGGGTCTAA
- the LOC106754021 gene encoding uncharacterized protein LOC106754021 has product MMIHILFFVLHFLSTHVCLKVEGTQTILKEDLDLERQLRLINKPPKRSIHTEFGDIIDCIDVYKQPSLDHPLLKDHKLQRKPNFHTVIGEPSQKNLRIKSMFELSKDECPEGTVPILRTTKDDLIREKSMLNDHILIKDLPGVHLAEISLRPHYAPYYGVAGTNSIYNPQVDKFQISMSHLWVERGTVEATNKISLGWHVAPELYGDYASHIYTSWTSDNFKKTGCYNLRCAGFIQTSKSIYLGQRITNVSVYGGPTVDSFLSISQDRESKNWWIIINNKFIGYFPAKLFSNMSSADHVGWGGRTKTRPGTNSPPMGSGHLPNNSACYFRHMWFKDKAEVPHGPQPSQMYPLVDKTTCYDIKNFGDKGVHFGYYIEFGGPGGNCGD; this is encoded by the exons ATGATGATCCATATATTGTTTTTTGTCTTGCATTTTTTGAGTACTCATGTTTGCCTTAAAGTTGAAGGAACTCAAACTATACTAAAGGAAGATTTGGATTTGGAGAGACAACTTCGGCTTATTAATAAGCCTCCTAAAAGAAGTATCCAT ACGGAGTTTGGAGACATTATTGATTGTATTGACGTTTACAAGCAACCATCACTAGATCATCCTTTATTAAAAGACCATAAGTTGCAG agAAAACCCAACTTTCATACCGTGATTGGAGAACCAAGTcagaaaaatttaagaattaaatctATGTTTGAATTGAGTAAAGATGAATGTCCGGAGGGAACTGTTCCTATACTCAGAACAACAAAGGATGACCTTATTCGAGAAAAGTCAATGTTAAATGATCATATATTGATTAAAGACCTTCCTGGTGTTCAT TTAGCAGAAATTTCTCTTAGACCTCATTATGCTCCTTATTACGGAGTGGCAGGAACAAATAGTATCTATAATCCACAAGTTGATAAGTTTCAAATATCTATGTCTCATTTATGGGTTGAAAGAGGAACTGTAGAAGCAACTAATAAAATCTCTTTAGGATGGCAT GTGGCTCCAGAATTATACGGTGATTATGCATCTCATATTTATACCTCGTGGACG TCAGATAACTTCAAGAAGACAGGATGTTACAATCTTCGATGTGCAGGTTTTATACAAACCAGCAAATCAATTTATCTCGGTCAACGCATAACCAACGTATCTGTCTATGGTGGACCAACGGTTGACAGTTTCCTTTCTATTTCTCAG GATCGAGAGAGCAAAAATTGGTggataattataaacaataaatttattggATATTTTCCAGCAAAATTGTTTTCGAACATGAGTTCAGCTGATCATGTAGGATGGGGTGGAAGAACAAAAACTCGTCCTGGTACTAATAGTCCTCCAATGGGATCTGGACATCTTCCTAATAACAGTGCTTGCTACTTTAGACATATGTGGTTTAAAGATAAAGCTGAAGTTCCTCATGGACCTCAACCAAGCCAAATGTATCCTTTGGTTGACAAAACCACTTGCTATGATATTAAAAACTTCGGAGATAAAGGAGTTCACTTTGGCTACTATATTGAGTTTGGAGGACCAGGCGGTAATTGTGGCGATTAA